In Astyanax mexicanus isolate ESR-SI-001 chromosome 17, AstMex3_surface, whole genome shotgun sequence, a single window of DNA contains:
- the LOC103021587 gene encoding septin-5 isoform X1, which translates to MATNNLRSAIENFEELFRRTLFVELPTFQQNDINETRQDDGEHFPDSISMSAESEVDDQPTAHTACPTSPLSQHKWVQVDSQDFENSPKSPARPDSACGNADPYDYLVEEEKECVGFARLVKQVQRNAVRQGFEFTLMVVGESGLGKSTLINSLFLQDLYKDRPLSGPRERMYQTVAITKKTVDIVEKGVKLRLNLVDTPGFGDSMNSTNSWKPVLDYVEQQFKHYHIGEASPNRKNLQDHRVHCCLYFISSFGHGLKPIDVQFMKALHRKVNIVPVLAKADCLTPSEIQRMKVRILKELDENDIKIFQFPECDPNEDELYRQQDLEIKKSIPFAVVGSNTTVEHNGKRIRARLYPWGVVEVENPAHCDFVHLRNMLVRTHMQDLKDTTDYLLYENYRMQLMCQNQAH; encoded by the exons ATGGCTACCAACAACTTAA gaTCAGCGATAGAGAATTTTGAAG AGTTGTTCAGACGCACTCTATTTGTTGAG CTTCCTACTTTCCAGCAAAATGACATCAATGAGACTAGACAAGATGACGGAGAGCATTTTCCTGATAGTATCAGTATGTCAGCGGAAAGTGAGGTGGATGACCAGCCTACAGCGCATACAGCTTGCCCTACATCTCCTTTGTCTCAGCACAAGTGGGTCCAAGTAGATTCACAAGATTTTGAAAACAGCCCTAAGTCCCCTGCACGGCCAGACAGTGCATGTGGAAACGCTGATCCATATGACTACTTAGTG GAGGAAGAAAAGGAATGTGTTGGTTTTGCTAGACTGGTAAAGCAAGTCCAGCGAAATGCAGTGAGACAGGGCTTTGAGTTCACACTGATGGTTGTGG GAGAGTCTGGCCTGGGCAAATCCACTCTCATCAACAGCCTCTTCCTACAAGACTTGTACAAGGACAGGCCTCTAAGTGGTCCTCGAG AGAGGATGTATCAGACTGTAGCGATTACAAAGAAGACAGTGGACATTGTTGAAAAGGGCGTTAAGCTGAGGCTCAACCTTGTGGATACACCAGGTTTTGGAGACAGTATGAACAGCACCAATAG CTGGAAACCTGTGCTGGATTATGTAGAGCAGCAGTTTAAGCATTACCACATAGGTGAGGCCAGTCCAAACCGTAAGAACCTTCAGGACCACCGGGTGCACTGCTGCCTGTACTTCATCTCATCTTTTGGCCACGG CCTCAAACCGATTGATGTGCAGTTTATGAAGGCCCTTCATCGTAAGGTCAACATTGTGCCTGTGCTGGCTAAAGCAGACTGCCTCACCCCCTCAGAGATTCAGCGTATGAAAGTTCGA ATTCTAAAGGAGCTTGACGAGAACGACATCAAGATCTTCCAGTTCCCAGAATGTGACCCAAATGAGGATGAACTCTATAGACAGCAAGACTTGGAAATTAAG AAAAGCATACCATTTGCAGTAGTCGGGAGTAACACAACAGTGGAGCACAATGGCAAGAGAATTCGAGCACGCCTTTACCCGTGGGGTGTTGTAGAAG TGGAAAATCCTGCCCATTGTGACTTTGTGCATCTGAGGAACATGTTGGTGCGTACACACATGCAGGACCTCAAGGACACGACTGATTATCTGCTGTATGAAAACTATCGTATGCAGCTCATGTGCCAAAACCAAGCGCACTGA
- the LOC103021587 gene encoding septin-5 isoform X2 produces the protein MATNNLRSAIENFEELFRRTLFVEQNDINETRQDDGEHFPDSISMSAESEVDDQPTAHTACPTSPLSQHKWVQVDSQDFENSPKSPARPDSACGNADPYDYLVEEEKECVGFARLVKQVQRNAVRQGFEFTLMVVGESGLGKSTLINSLFLQDLYKDRPLSGPRERMYQTVAITKKTVDIVEKGVKLRLNLVDTPGFGDSMNSTNSWKPVLDYVEQQFKHYHIGEASPNRKNLQDHRVHCCLYFISSFGHGLKPIDVQFMKALHRKVNIVPVLAKADCLTPSEIQRMKVRILKELDENDIKIFQFPECDPNEDELYRQQDLEIKKSIPFAVVGSNTTVEHNGKRIRARLYPWGVVEVENPAHCDFVHLRNMLVRTHMQDLKDTTDYLLYENYRMQLMCQNQAH, from the exons ATGGCTACCAACAACTTAA gaTCAGCGATAGAGAATTTTGAAG AGTTGTTCAGACGCACTCTATTTGTTGAG CAAAATGACATCAATGAGACTAGACAAGATGACGGAGAGCATTTTCCTGATAGTATCAGTATGTCAGCGGAAAGTGAGGTGGATGACCAGCCTACAGCGCATACAGCTTGCCCTACATCTCCTTTGTCTCAGCACAAGTGGGTCCAAGTAGATTCACAAGATTTTGAAAACAGCCCTAAGTCCCCTGCACGGCCAGACAGTGCATGTGGAAACGCTGATCCATATGACTACTTAGTG GAGGAAGAAAAGGAATGTGTTGGTTTTGCTAGACTGGTAAAGCAAGTCCAGCGAAATGCAGTGAGACAGGGCTTTGAGTTCACACTGATGGTTGTGG GAGAGTCTGGCCTGGGCAAATCCACTCTCATCAACAGCCTCTTCCTACAAGACTTGTACAAGGACAGGCCTCTAAGTGGTCCTCGAG AGAGGATGTATCAGACTGTAGCGATTACAAAGAAGACAGTGGACATTGTTGAAAAGGGCGTTAAGCTGAGGCTCAACCTTGTGGATACACCAGGTTTTGGAGACAGTATGAACAGCACCAATAG CTGGAAACCTGTGCTGGATTATGTAGAGCAGCAGTTTAAGCATTACCACATAGGTGAGGCCAGTCCAAACCGTAAGAACCTTCAGGACCACCGGGTGCACTGCTGCCTGTACTTCATCTCATCTTTTGGCCACGG CCTCAAACCGATTGATGTGCAGTTTATGAAGGCCCTTCATCGTAAGGTCAACATTGTGCCTGTGCTGGCTAAAGCAGACTGCCTCACCCCCTCAGAGATTCAGCGTATGAAAGTTCGA ATTCTAAAGGAGCTTGACGAGAACGACATCAAGATCTTCCAGTTCCCAGAATGTGACCCAAATGAGGATGAACTCTATAGACAGCAAGACTTGGAAATTAAG AAAAGCATACCATTTGCAGTAGTCGGGAGTAACACAACAGTGGAGCACAATGGCAAGAGAATTCGAGCACGCCTTTACCCGTGGGGTGTTGTAGAAG TGGAAAATCCTGCCCATTGTGACTTTGTGCATCTGAGGAACATGTTGGTGCGTACACACATGCAGGACCTCAAGGACACGACTGATTATCTGCTGTATGAAAACTATCGTATGCAGCTCATGTGCCAAAACCAAGCGCACTGA
- the LOC103047659 gene encoding septin-5 isoform X3, giving the protein MDHPTSTTNRFVNAMFKQRDSELSSLAIEDPVDTELGYSMRDLPPRAGHTFPGREMPLMDREPDGSARPHTPGTPTFMRPIGRNLLGSEPELLRRCQLSSTSSLESPLSPSRPRSPWRFDPYDSIEDQDREYVGFATLPNQVHRKSVKKGFAFTLMVAGESGLGKSTLINSLFLTDLYKDRKMLNAEERITQTVEIIKHTIGIEEKGVKLKLTIVDTPGFGDAVNNTESWRPIVDFVEQQFEQYFRDESGLNRKNIQDNRVHCCLYFISPYGHGLRPIDVEFMKALHEKVNIVPVLAKADCLTPAELSLKKIKIREEIERFGIHIYQFPDCDSDEDEEFKLQDQELKESIPFAVVGSNILVESKGRRFRGRTYPWGVVEVENPAHSDFLKLRNMLVRTHMQDLKDVTRETHYENYRAQCIQKMTRMVVKERKRSLCSHLRESVTDLPLVPVDSETERLIWEKDEELRRMHEVLERIQEQMRHGH; this is encoded by the exons ATGGACCACCCGACGTCCACCACCAACCGGTTCGTCAACGCCATGTTCAAACAACGCG ACTCTGAG TTGTCAAGTTTAGCAATAGAAGATCCAGTCGATACAGAGCTGGGCTATTCCATGAGAGATCTGCCCCCCAGAGCAGGTCACACATTCCCTGGGCGGGAAATGCCCCTGATGGACCGGGAACCGGATGGCAGTGCTCGACCTCACACCCCTGGGACGCCCACCTTCATGCGTCCTATAGGAAGAAACCTCTTGGGCTCAGAACCGGAGCTGCTCCGCCGCTGCCAGCTCAGCTCCACCAGCTCACTGGAGTCTCCACTCAGTCCCTCACGACCCAGAAGCCCCTGGAGATTTGATCCTTACGACTCCATTGAG GATCAGGATAGGGAATATGTGGGTTTCGCAACACTTCCAAACCAAGTACACAGAAAATCTGTGAAAAAGGGCTTTGCCTTTACACTTATGGTTGCTG GGGAGTCTGGGTTAGGAAAATCTACACTGATCAACAGCCTTTTTCTGACTGATCTCTACAAGGACAGGAAAATGCTGAATGCTGAGG AGAGAATCACCCAGACAGTGGAAATCATCAAACATACGATTGGCATTGAGGAAAAGGGAGTCAAACTAAAGCTCACCATTGTGGACACACCAGGGTTTGGAGATGCTGTCAATAACACGGAGAG CTGGAGGCCAATTGTGGATTTTGTTGAGCAGCAGTTCGAGCAGTACTTCAGGGACGAGAGCGGCTTGAACCGGAAGAACATTCAGGACAATCGAGTTCACTGCTGCCTCTACTTTATCTCACCTTATGGCCATGG TCTCAGACCTATTGATGTGGAGTTTATGAAGGCTCTACATGAGAAGGTCAACATTGTGCCTGTGCTGGCTAAAGCAGACTGCCTCACACCAGCGGAACTGTCACTAAAGAAAATAAAG ATTCGAGAGGAGATTGAGAGATTTGGGATCCACATCTACCAGTTTCCCGACTGTGACTCAGATGAGGATGAAGAATTTAAACTTCAGGACCAAGAACTTAAA GAAAGTATTCCGTTTGCTGTGGTGGGCAGTAACATTCTCGTGGAAAGCAAAGGCAGACGGTTCCGGGGCCGCACTTATCCCTGGGGTGTGGTGGAAG TGGAGAACCCTGCTCACTCTGACTTCCTGAAGCTGAGGAACATGTTGGTGCGCACACACATGCAGGACCTGAAGGACGTGACGCGTGAAACGCATTATGAGAACTACCGGGCTCAGTGCATCCAGAAGATGACCCGCATGGTGGTCAAAGAGAGAAAGCGCAG TCTATGTAGTCATCTGAGAGAGAGCGTCACAGATTTACCACTGGTGCCTGTGGACAGTGAAACAGAGCGGCTCATTTGGGAGAAAGACGAGGAG CTCCGGAGAATGCATGAGGTGCTAGAAAGGATCCAAGAGCAGATGCGACACGGACACTGA
- the LOC103047659 gene encoding septin-5 isoform X1, producing MRDLPPRAGHTFPGREMPLMDREPDGSARPHTPGTPTFMRPIGRNLLGSEPELLRRCQLSSTSSLESPLSPSRPRSPWRFDPYDSIEDQDREYVGFATLPNQVHRKSVKKGFAFTLMVAGESGLGKSTLINSLFLTDLYKDRKMLNAEERITQTVEIIKHTIGIEEKGVKLKLTIVDTPGFGDAVNNTESWRPIVDFVEQQFEQYFRDESGLNRKNIQDNRVHCCLYFISPYGHGLRPIDVEFMKALHEKVNIVPVLAKADCLTPAELSLKKIKIREEIERFGIHIYQFPDCDSDEDEEFKLQDQELKESIPFAVVGSNILVESKGRRFRGRTYPWGVVEVENPAHSDFLKLRNMLVRTHMQDLKDVTRETHYENYRAQCIQKMTRMVVKERKRSLCSHLRESVTDLPLVPVDSETERLIWEKDEELRRMHEVLERIQEQMRHGH from the exons ATGAGAGATCTGCCCCCCAGAGCAGGTCACACATTCCCTGGGCGGGAAATGCCCCTGATGGACCGGGAACCGGATGGCAGTGCTCGACCTCACACCCCTGGGACGCCCACCTTCATGCGTCCTATAGGAAGAAACCTCTTGGGCTCAGAACCGGAGCTGCTCCGCCGCTGCCAGCTCAGCTCCACCAGCTCACTGGAGTCTCCACTCAGTCCCTCACGACCCAGAAGCCCCTGGAGATTTGATCCTTACGACTCCATTGAG GATCAGGATAGGGAATATGTGGGTTTCGCAACACTTCCAAACCAAGTACACAGAAAATCTGTGAAAAAGGGCTTTGCCTTTACACTTATGGTTGCTG GGGAGTCTGGGTTAGGAAAATCTACACTGATCAACAGCCTTTTTCTGACTGATCTCTACAAGGACAGGAAAATGCTGAATGCTGAGG AGAGAATCACCCAGACAGTGGAAATCATCAAACATACGATTGGCATTGAGGAAAAGGGAGTCAAACTAAAGCTCACCATTGTGGACACACCAGGGTTTGGAGATGCTGTCAATAACACGGAGAG CTGGAGGCCAATTGTGGATTTTGTTGAGCAGCAGTTCGAGCAGTACTTCAGGGACGAGAGCGGCTTGAACCGGAAGAACATTCAGGACAATCGAGTTCACTGCTGCCTCTACTTTATCTCACCTTATGGCCATGG TCTCAGACCTATTGATGTGGAGTTTATGAAGGCTCTACATGAGAAGGTCAACATTGTGCCTGTGCTGGCTAAAGCAGACTGCCTCACACCAGCGGAACTGTCACTAAAGAAAATAAAG ATTCGAGAGGAGATTGAGAGATTTGGGATCCACATCTACCAGTTTCCCGACTGTGACTCAGATGAGGATGAAGAATTTAAACTTCAGGACCAAGAACTTAAA GAAAGTATTCCGTTTGCTGTGGTGGGCAGTAACATTCTCGTGGAAAGCAAAGGCAGACGGTTCCGGGGCCGCACTTATCCCTGGGGTGTGGTGGAAG TGGAGAACCCTGCTCACTCTGACTTCCTGAAGCTGAGGAACATGTTGGTGCGCACACACATGCAGGACCTGAAGGACGTGACGCGTGAAACGCATTATGAGAACTACCGGGCTCAGTGCATCCAGAAGATGACCCGCATGGTGGTCAAAGAGAGAAAGCGCAG TCTATGTAGTCATCTGAGAGAGAGCGTCACAGATTTACCACTGGTGCCTGTGGACAGTGAAACAGAGCGGCTCATTTGGGAGAAAGACGAGGAG CTCCGGAGAATGCATGAGGTGCTAGAAAGGATCCAAGAGCAGATGCGACACGGACACTGA
- the LOC103047659 gene encoding septin-5 isoform X2 produces the protein MRDLPPRAGHTFPGREMPLMDREPDGSARPHTPGTPTFMRPIGRNLLGSEPELLRRCQLSSTSSLESPLSPSRPRSPWRFDPYDSIEDQDREYVGFATLPNQVHRKSVKKGFAFTLMVAGESGLGKSTLINSLFLTDLYKDRKMLNAEERITQTVEIIKHTIGIEEKGVKLKLTIVDTPGFGDAVNNTESWRPIVDFVEQQFEQYFRDESGLNRKNIQDNRVHCCLYFISPYGHGLRPIDVEFMKALHEKVNIVPVLAKADCLTPAELSLKKIKIREEIERFGIHIYQFPDCDSDEDEEFKLQDQELKESIPFAVVGSNILVESKGRRFRGRTYPWGVVEVENPAHSDFLKLRNMLVRTHMQDLKDVTRETHYENYRAQCIQKMTRMVVKERKRSLCSHLRESVTDLPLVPVDSETERLIWEKDEEITMKPGPSFSKAPQH, from the exons ATGAGAGATCTGCCCCCCAGAGCAGGTCACACATTCCCTGGGCGGGAAATGCCCCTGATGGACCGGGAACCGGATGGCAGTGCTCGACCTCACACCCCTGGGACGCCCACCTTCATGCGTCCTATAGGAAGAAACCTCTTGGGCTCAGAACCGGAGCTGCTCCGCCGCTGCCAGCTCAGCTCCACCAGCTCACTGGAGTCTCCACTCAGTCCCTCACGACCCAGAAGCCCCTGGAGATTTGATCCTTACGACTCCATTGAG GATCAGGATAGGGAATATGTGGGTTTCGCAACACTTCCAAACCAAGTACACAGAAAATCTGTGAAAAAGGGCTTTGCCTTTACACTTATGGTTGCTG GGGAGTCTGGGTTAGGAAAATCTACACTGATCAACAGCCTTTTTCTGACTGATCTCTACAAGGACAGGAAAATGCTGAATGCTGAGG AGAGAATCACCCAGACAGTGGAAATCATCAAACATACGATTGGCATTGAGGAAAAGGGAGTCAAACTAAAGCTCACCATTGTGGACACACCAGGGTTTGGAGATGCTGTCAATAACACGGAGAG CTGGAGGCCAATTGTGGATTTTGTTGAGCAGCAGTTCGAGCAGTACTTCAGGGACGAGAGCGGCTTGAACCGGAAGAACATTCAGGACAATCGAGTTCACTGCTGCCTCTACTTTATCTCACCTTATGGCCATGG TCTCAGACCTATTGATGTGGAGTTTATGAAGGCTCTACATGAGAAGGTCAACATTGTGCCTGTGCTGGCTAAAGCAGACTGCCTCACACCAGCGGAACTGTCACTAAAGAAAATAAAG ATTCGAGAGGAGATTGAGAGATTTGGGATCCACATCTACCAGTTTCCCGACTGTGACTCAGATGAGGATGAAGAATTTAAACTTCAGGACCAAGAACTTAAA GAAAGTATTCCGTTTGCTGTGGTGGGCAGTAACATTCTCGTGGAAAGCAAAGGCAGACGGTTCCGGGGCCGCACTTATCCCTGGGGTGTGGTGGAAG TGGAGAACCCTGCTCACTCTGACTTCCTGAAGCTGAGGAACATGTTGGTGCGCACACACATGCAGGACCTGAAGGACGTGACGCGTGAAACGCATTATGAGAACTACCGGGCTCAGTGCATCCAGAAGATGACCCGCATGGTGGTCAAAGAGAGAAAGCGCAG TCTATGTAGTCATCTGAGAGAGAGCGTCACAGATTTACCACTGGTGCCTGTGGACAGTGAAACAGAGCGGCTCATTTGGGAGAAAGACGAGGAG ATTACAATGAAACCAGGGCCCAGTTTCTCAAAAGCACCtcagcattaa